Proteins from a single region of Diaphorobacter limosus:
- a CDS encoding alkaline phosphatase D family protein, with the protein MPRHSQATSRRRLLQQAVWAATATQLPRWAWARQPLRHDPFGLGVASGEPQPDGVVLWSRLLPEHPADAGAPWAGPLSVRWEVADDAQFQRIVQQGQATALPELAHSVHVEVTGLQPGRWYHYRFMLGDAVSRTGRTRTAPAADALAPRLRLVYASCQRWENGYYAAWRHACADEPDLVLFLGDYIYENPSPKDTSGLARVHDLPLPQNLADYRARYALYKSDPDLQAAHACAPWMVTWDDHEVQNDYAGNHGLGDARWPPLRAAAWQAYYEHMPLRASALVSSSFQGLQLYRRLAWGRLARLHMLDARQYRDRQACRPPGSRSAGSVHPGACSELAAPQRSFLGWQQEAWLQQGLAQDGREHAARWSVLAQQTLLSPRHYPSGQLPADSWDGYPAARARLLNALAQQPPRNTVVLGGDIHQNYVCNLMAPPEAGKAGLILASEFCGTSISSRAGTTQDRLDALRRSNPHVLLARSEERGYGLCDITPEHWTTQLRALRNPLDAESDAYTLARFVVEDGRAGPQPD; encoded by the coding sequence ATGCCCAGGCACTCCCAGGCCACCAGCCGCCGCCGGCTGCTGCAACAGGCGGTCTGGGCTGCCACGGCCACGCAGCTGCCGCGCTGGGCCTGGGCCCGGCAGCCGCTGCGCCACGACCCCTTCGGCCTGGGTGTGGCCAGCGGCGAGCCCCAGCCCGATGGCGTGGTGCTCTGGTCGCGCCTGCTGCCCGAGCACCCGGCCGATGCCGGCGCCCCCTGGGCCGGCCCGCTCAGCGTGCGCTGGGAAGTCGCGGACGACGCGCAGTTCCAGCGCATCGTGCAGCAGGGCCAGGCCACCGCCCTGCCCGAGCTGGCGCACAGCGTGCATGTGGAGGTGACGGGCCTGCAGCCGGGCCGCTGGTACCACTACCGCTTCATGCTGGGCGACGCCGTGAGCCGCACCGGCCGCACGCGCACGGCCCCAGCCGCCGATGCACTGGCGCCGCGGCTGCGCCTGGTCTACGCCTCATGCCAGCGCTGGGAGAACGGTTACTACGCCGCCTGGCGCCACGCCTGCGCCGACGAGCCGGATCTGGTGCTGTTCCTGGGTGACTACATCTACGAGAACCCCAGCCCCAAAGACACCAGCGGCCTGGCGCGCGTGCACGACCTGCCGCTGCCGCAGAACCTGGCCGACTACCGCGCGCGCTACGCCCTCTACAAGAGCGATCCCGACCTGCAGGCCGCCCATGCCTGCGCGCCCTGGATGGTGACCTGGGACGACCATGAGGTGCAGAACGACTACGCCGGCAACCACGGCCTGGGTGACGCCCGCTGGCCACCGCTGCGCGCCGCCGCCTGGCAGGCCTATTACGAGCATATGCCGCTGCGCGCATCGGCCCTGGTATCCAGCAGCTTTCAGGGTCTGCAGCTCTACCGGCGCCTGGCCTGGGGGCGGCTCGCCCGACTGCACATGCTGGATGCGCGCCAGTACCGCGACCGGCAGGCCTGCCGCCCGCCCGGCAGCCGGTCGGCCGGCTCCGTGCACCCGGGCGCCTGCAGCGAGCTGGCAGCCCCCCAGCGCAGCTTTCTCGGCTGGCAGCAGGAGGCCTGGCTGCAACAGGGCCTGGCCCAGGATGGACGCGAGCATGCCGCGCGCTGGAGCGTGCTGGCGCAGCAGACCCTGCTCTCGCCGCGCCACTACCCCTCGGGCCAGCTGCCCGCCGACAGCTGGGACGGCTACCCGGCCGCACGTGCACGCCTGCTGAACGCCCTGGCGCAGCAGCCCCCGCGCAACACCGTGGTGCTGGGTGGCGACATCCACCAGAACTATGTCTGCAACCTGATGGCCCCGCCCGAGGCGGGCAAGGCAGGGCTCATCCTGGCCAGCGAGTTCTGCGGCACCTCGATCAGCTCGCGCGCCGGCACCACGCAGGACAGGCTGGACGCCCTGCGCCGCAGCAACCCCCATGTGCTGCTGGCGCGCAGCGAGGAGCGCGGCTACGGCCTGTGCGACATCACGCCAGAACACTGGACGACCCAGCTGCGCGCCCTGCGCAACCCACTGGACGCGGAAAGCGACGCGTACACTCTGGCCCGTTTCGTGGTGGAGGACGGTCGCGCCGGCCCCCAGCCCGACTAA
- a CDS encoding DUF2274 domain-containing protein — translation MSAGRKLRLGPLPSSSSTKLTFACPASLKADLDRYATVHSQAYGEAVDAATLIPHMLEAFMAGDRGFKRGAGAKLPPSRAPATSPPADSLPR, via the coding sequence ATGAGCGCCGGTAGAAAGCTCCGTCTCGGCCCCTTGCCATCGAGCAGCAGCACAAAGCTGACCTTCGCCTGCCCAGCCAGTCTGAAAGCGGATCTTGATCGCTACGCCACCGTCCACTCGCAGGCGTATGGTGAAGCGGTTGATGCAGCGACGCTGATTCCGCACATGCTTGAAGCCTTCATGGCTGGGGATCGGGGATTTAAGAGAGGGGCGGGCGCCAAGTTGCCGCCTTCACGCGCTCCCGCAACCAGTCCACCTGCGGACTCGCTGCCGCGATAG
- the surE gene encoding 5'/3'-nucleotidase SurE: protein MKILISNDDGYQAPGIVALHDALKAIADVEVVAPEHNNSAKSNALTLHSPLYVHRAANGFRYVNGTPADCVHIALTGLLGYRPDLVVSGINNGANMGDDTIYSGTVGAAMEGYLFGIPSIALSQVDKGWGEIDSAARKACEIVEQMQRHHLVGQSPWLLNINIPNMPFEALRSLRLCRLGRRHAAERVIEQQSPRGELMYWIGGAGAAKDAAEGTDFHATAHGHVSMTPLKVDLTDHDGLGYWAQTAARLAVPGLPGGGL from the coding sequence ATGAAAATTCTCATTTCCAACGACGATGGCTACCAGGCGCCGGGGATCGTGGCGCTGCATGACGCCCTCAAGGCCATTGCCGACGTCGAGGTGGTGGCGCCGGAACACAACAACAGTGCCAAGTCGAACGCCTTGACGTTGCATTCGCCGCTGTACGTGCACCGGGCAGCCAACGGTTTTCGCTATGTGAACGGCACGCCGGCCGACTGCGTGCACATTGCGCTCACGGGCCTGCTGGGCTACCGGCCGGATCTGGTCGTCTCGGGCATCAACAACGGCGCCAACATGGGCGACGACACCATTTACTCCGGCACCGTGGGTGCAGCCATGGAGGGCTATCTGTTCGGTATTCCGTCGATTGCCTTGTCGCAGGTGGACAAGGGATGGGGCGAGATCGATTCCGCGGCGCGCAAGGCGTGCGAGATCGTGGAGCAGATGCAGCGGCACCATCTGGTGGGGCAGTCCCCATGGCTGCTCAATATCAACATTCCCAACATGCCTTTCGAGGCGCTGCGCTCCTTGCGCCTGTGCCGCCTGGGCCGGCGCCACGCGGCCGAGCGCGTCATAGAGCAGCAAAGTCCGCGCGGCGAACTGATGTACTGGATAGGCGGCGCCGGCGCCGCCAAGGATGCCGCCGAGGGCACCGACTTCCATGCCACGGCGCATGGCCATGTGTCCATGACCCCGTTGAAGGTGGATCTGACAGACCATGATGGCCTGGGCTACTGGGCCCAGACCGCTGCGCGCCTGGCTGTGCCAGGCTTGCCAGGCGGGGGGCTGTGA
- the trbF gene encoding conjugal transfer protein TrbF gives MRQNWLDAYDYTTDKGAVVLNEYARTNDPFARIGKESVTVQITSVTRASDTSFNVRWTETRFVNGALDRTERWNAVISTVLQAPRTEQRLRKNPLGIYVNGLSWSRELEANEGAKP, from the coding sequence GTGCGGCAGAACTGGCTCGATGCCTACGACTACACGACCGACAAAGGCGCGGTCGTGCTCAACGAGTACGCCCGCACTAATGACCCGTTCGCGCGCATCGGCAAGGAGTCGGTGACGGTGCAGATCACCAGCGTGACCCGCGCCAGCGACACGTCTTTCAACGTGCGCTGGACGGAGACGCGCTTCGTCAACGGGGCGCTGGATCGCACCGAACGCTGGAACGCGGTGATTTCCACGGTGCTGCAAGCCCCGCGCACCGAGCAACGCCTGCGCAAGAACCCCCTGGGCATCTACGTCAACGGCCTGTCGTGGAGCCGTGAACTGGAAGCGAACGAAGGAGCAAAACCATGA
- the trbG gene encoding P-type conjugative transfer protein TrbG, producing the protein MNDLFRKSVLPIMLLALAGCATQGKPPPSISLDEPVRAQPLPEPPAPVDAVAVPQVLPMPAQLKPLADGDAKAVPEPADETVRVTRANAEARIAPTREGYVNAIQVWPFTDGALYQIYAAVGRVTVIALQPGEELVTVAAGDTVRWIVGDTSSGSGADLRVSVMVKPIRSGLKTNLVITTSRRTYLLELTSTEKTWMASVSWEYPKDKMLALQRQSQAASAAAPVDAGLSLEKIRFRYAVSGSNPPWKPLRAFDDGEKVYIQFPPGIAQGELPPLFVIGAQGDGQLVNYRFRSPYYIVDRLFGAAELRLGGDKGDVVRIERTDGMRGN; encoded by the coding sequence ATGAATGATCTTTTCCGTAAATCCGTCTTGCCGATCATGCTGCTTGCCCTTGCGGGCTGCGCCACGCAGGGCAAGCCGCCACCGTCCATCTCGCTCGATGAGCCGGTGCGGGCCCAGCCCCTGCCGGAGCCGCCCGCGCCCGTGGACGCTGTGGCCGTGCCGCAGGTGCTGCCGATGCCGGCGCAGTTGAAGCCGCTGGCCGATGGCGATGCCAAGGCAGTACCGGAACCCGCCGATGAAACCGTGCGCGTGACCCGCGCCAACGCCGAGGCGCGCATTGCGCCCACGCGCGAGGGCTACGTCAATGCGATCCAGGTGTGGCCTTTCACCGATGGCGCGCTTTACCAGATCTATGCGGCCGTGGGCCGTGTGACCGTGATCGCGCTCCAGCCGGGCGAGGAACTGGTGACGGTGGCGGCGGGCGATACGGTGCGCTGGATCGTGGGCGACACGTCCAGCGGTTCCGGCGCTGACTTGCGCGTGAGCGTGATGGTCAAGCCGATCCGCTCGGGTCTCAAGACCAATCTGGTCATCACCACCAGCCGGCGCACCTATCTACTGGAGCTGACCTCGACCGAGAAGACGTGGATGGCATCCGTGTCCTGGGAGTACCCGAAGGACAAGATGTTGGCCTTGCAGCGCCAGTCGCAGGCGGCCAGTGCCGCCGCGCCGGTCGATGCGGGCCTGTCGCTGGAGAAGATCCGCTTCCGCTACGCGGTCAGCGGCAGCAATCCGCCGTGGAAGCCGCTGCGTGCCTTCGATGATGGCGAGAAGGTCTATATCCAGTTCCCGCCGGGCATCGCGCAGGGCGAACTGCCGCCGCTGTTCGTCATCGGTGCGCAGGGCGACGGGCAACTGGTGAACTACCGCTTCCGCTCGCCGTACTACATCGTGGATCGCCTGTTCGGCGCGGCCGAGCTGCGCTTGGGCGGTGACAAGGGCGACGTGGTGCGGATCGAGCGCACAGACGGAATGCGGGGGAACTGA
- a CDS encoding TrbI/VirB10 family protein gives MSQDDSPDLAPQTGKVAPEAVALRAQPHPVTRLNRRTLAMLTGGLSVAVLGATIWSLQPHRRGAGEQTELYNVDRVSKSEGLDGLPSDYSKLPKVPELGPPLPGDLGPAIVKSQQPMAPTYAPPGHDPEDAQRKEAEAAAASSVFFRSGTPGKGAAPGTAQVAATGSASGLAGFDPLAAGPASTAAQPADPTAVQNRQDQKEAFLKGGSTETRNSGNLQMPSSPYQVMAGTVIAGALVTGIKSDLPGDVIATVTEPVYDTATGKFLLIPQGSRILGKYNSQVSYGQSRVQVVWNRIILPDTSSLKLDNLAGTDPAGYAGLEDGVDWHWDRVFAGAALTTLLGVGAELAAPQNRQDGNRVIIAGRDSLQDSVNQVGQEMTRRNMNIQPTLTERPGLPVRIIVNRDLVLRPYQPMFFQRGAMR, from the coding sequence ATGAGCCAGGACGATTCCCCTGATCTTGCACCGCAAACGGGCAAGGTCGCGCCCGAGGCGGTGGCGCTGCGCGCCCAGCCGCACCCGGTCACGCGCCTGAACCGGCGCACCTTGGCCATGCTCACCGGCGGCCTGTCGGTCGCCGTGCTCGGGGCCACGATCTGGTCGTTGCAGCCGCATCGACGCGGTGCGGGCGAGCAGACCGAGCTGTACAACGTGGATCGCGTGTCGAAGTCCGAAGGGCTGGACGGCCTGCCGTCGGATTACTCCAAGCTGCCGAAGGTGCCGGAGCTGGGGCCGCCGCTGCCGGGCGACCTTGGCCCAGCCATCGTGAAGTCGCAGCAACCGATGGCGCCGACGTATGCGCCACCGGGCCACGACCCGGAGGATGCACAGCGCAAGGAGGCCGAAGCAGCCGCAGCTTCTTCGGTGTTCTTCCGCTCGGGCACTCCCGGCAAGGGCGCAGCGCCAGGCACGGCGCAAGTCGCTGCGACTGGCTCGGCATCAGGCTTGGCGGGCTTCGACCCGCTGGCCGCTGGCCCGGCCTCGACGGCGGCCCAGCCCGCCGACCCGACCGCCGTGCAGAACCGGCAAGACCAGAAAGAGGCGTTCCTGAAAGGCGGTTCTACGGAAACCCGTAATTCCGGCAATCTGCAAATGCCGTCCTCGCCGTACCAGGTCATGGCCGGGACGGTGATCGCCGGAGCATTGGTGACGGGCATCAAGTCGGATTTGCCGGGCGACGTGATCGCCACGGTGACGGAGCCGGTCTATGACACGGCCACGGGCAAGTTCCTGCTGATCCCGCAGGGCTCGCGCATCCTGGGCAAGTACAACAGCCAGGTGAGCTACGGGCAAAGCCGCGTGCAGGTGGTGTGGAACCGCATCATCCTGCCAGACACGTCGTCGCTGAAGCTCGACAACCTGGCAGGCACCGATCCTGCCGGCTACGCCGGCCTGGAGGATGGTGTCGATTGGCACTGGGATCGCGTCTTTGCCGGCGCGGCGCTGACCACGTTGCTGGGCGTGGGCGCCGAGTTGGCCGCGCCGCAGAACCGGCAGGACGGCAACCGGGTCATCATCGCCGGGCGCGACAGCCTGCAAGACAGCGTGAACCAGGTCGGCCAGGAGATGACCCGGCGCAACATGAACATTCAGCCGACCTTGACCGAGCGGCCGGGCCTGCCGGTACGGATCATCGTGAACCGTGACTTGGTTTTGCGACCGTACCAACCGATGTTTTTCCAGCGGGGAGCAATGCGATGA
- a CDS encoding diguanylate cyclase, whose amino-acid sequence MDFAKSPSDIARETLKLLATRRLTPSPDNYRALYEEVAGTRSAPQFPATQLRQILRVMPCQTPGQKRQAELLEKAIAQQDWSMLQNVLVGYAKLGLAPAPVPPVHSASIDHLPHGLAQNLVRMVENALPALGEDDPRIHELAAQLIAFLREPTPPVTTAEQLLSNYSYRLSFAAEDQAAIRQSLLGLLRLVFENIAALSIDDAWLHGQAEALLTASTPPLTLRQLDDVQQRLKDVIFKQSEAKDRSMQAQSQMRELLATFIERLAQMDESSGSYSEQMERCAERISQATELKEITPLLEEVMAATRAVALNSRLTRAELQDLRERAETTHQEMDLLRQELDRASIQARHDPLTGSLNRKGFDEAIGREIARARRQGKPLCLALLDLDNFKSLNDRLGHEAGDDALKHLVLVTREVMRPQDQLARYGGEEFVLILPDTELTEGVKAMERLQRELTKRYFLKEKERVLITFSAGVTQLEGDDHADAIRRADQGMYLAKRAGKNRVLAA is encoded by the coding sequence ATGGACTTTGCCAAATCGCCCTCCGACATCGCGCGTGAAACCCTGAAGCTGCTGGCCACGCGCCGACTGACTCCATCGCCCGACAACTACCGGGCCCTGTACGAAGAGGTGGCAGGAACGCGTTCCGCGCCGCAGTTTCCGGCCACCCAGCTGCGTCAGATCTTGCGCGTCATGCCCTGCCAGACACCTGGGCAAAAGCGCCAGGCCGAACTGCTGGAGAAGGCGATTGCGCAGCAGGACTGGTCCATGCTGCAGAACGTCCTCGTGGGCTACGCCAAGTTGGGACTGGCGCCAGCGCCCGTGCCGCCCGTACACAGCGCCAGCATCGACCACCTGCCCCATGGCCTGGCGCAGAACCTGGTGCGCATGGTGGAGAACGCCCTGCCGGCGCTGGGGGAAGACGACCCCCGCATCCATGAGCTTGCCGCGCAGCTCATTGCCTTTCTGCGCGAGCCCACCCCCCCCGTAACAACGGCGGAGCAGTTGCTGAGCAACTACAGCTACCGCCTGTCGTTTGCCGCAGAAGACCAGGCCGCCATACGTCAGAGCCTGCTCGGCCTGCTGCGCCTGGTGTTCGAGAACATCGCCGCCCTGAGCATCGACGACGCCTGGCTGCATGGCCAGGCTGAGGCGCTGCTGACGGCCTCCACTCCCCCCTTGACGCTGCGCCAGCTCGACGACGTGCAACAGCGCCTGAAGGATGTGATCTTCAAGCAGTCCGAGGCCAAGGATCGCAGCATGCAGGCACAGAGCCAGATGCGCGAGCTGCTGGCCACCTTCATCGAGCGCCTGGCGCAGATGGATGAATCGAGCGGCAGCTACAGCGAACAGATGGAGCGCTGTGCGGAGCGCATCAGCCAGGCCACGGAGCTCAAGGAGATCACGCCCTTGCTGGAGGAGGTCATGGCGGCCACGCGCGCGGTGGCCTTGAACAGCCGCCTGACCCGCGCCGAACTGCAGGACTTGCGCGAACGCGCCGAAACCACGCACCAGGAGATGGATCTGCTGCGCCAGGAGCTCGATCGCGCCAGCATCCAGGCGCGCCACGACCCGCTCACCGGCTCGCTGAACCGCAAGGGCTTTGACGAAGCCATAGGCCGTGAAATCGCCCGCGCGCGCCGCCAGGGCAAGCCGCTGTGCCTGGCCCTGCTGGATCTGGACAACTTCAAGTCACTCAATGACCGGCTGGGCCACGAGGCCGGGGACGACGCGCTCAAGCATCTGGTGCTGGTCACACGCGAGGTCATGCGCCCCCAGGATCAGCTGGCGCGCTATGGCGGTGAGGAGTTCGTGCTGATCCTGCCCGACACCGAGCTGACCGAAGGCGTCAAGGCCATGGAGCGCCTGCAGCGCGAGCTGACCAAACGCTACTTTCTCAAGGAAAAAGAGCGCGTGCTCATCACCTTCAGCGCCGGCGTGACCCAGCTGGAGGGCGACGATCACGCCGACGCCATACGCCGCGCCGACCAGGGCATGTACCTGGCCAAGCGCGCCGGCAAGAACCGGGTGCTGGCGGCCTGA
- a CDS encoding protein-L-isoaspartate(D-aspartate) O-methyltransferase, producing MQRRPGFPARLDRPQAGAMTPTVPAARLARETQPPKPQGVGLDSAAVRARMVQRLAAAGIAAAPVLQAMGAVERHRFVDTALANQAYEDTSLPIGLGQTISKPSVVARMIELLLGAECARAGALGRVLEIGTGCGYQAAVLARLAREVYTIERLRALHEKAREHLRPLRLANVHLILGDGMLGYAAGAPYAGIISAAGGDSLPMQWCEQLAVGGRLVAPMAGADGRQLLLVVDKTLQGLKQSVLEAVHFVPLKSGVA from the coding sequence ATGCAGCGGCGTCCTGGGTTTCCCGCGCGCCTGGACAGGCCGCAGGCTGGGGCGATGACGCCCACGGTTCCGGCTGCGCGCTTGGCACGTGAGACTCAGCCACCCAAGCCGCAGGGTGTGGGGCTGGATTCCGCGGCGGTGCGCGCGCGCATGGTGCAGCGCCTGGCCGCGGCTGGTATCGCTGCGGCACCTGTGCTGCAGGCCATGGGGGCGGTGGAGCGGCATCGCTTCGTGGATACCGCCCTGGCGAACCAGGCCTATGAGGACACCAGCCTGCCCATCGGCCTGGGTCAGACCATCTCCAAGCCCAGCGTGGTGGCACGCATGATCGAGCTGCTGCTGGGCGCGGAATGTGCGCGTGCCGGCGCCCTGGGCCGGGTGCTGGAAATCGGCACCGGCTGCGGCTACCAGGCGGCCGTGCTGGCCCGGCTGGCGCGTGAGGTGTACACCATCGAGCGCCTGCGCGCGTTGCACGAAAAGGCGCGTGAACATCTGCGCCCGCTGCGCCTGGCCAATGTGCACCTGATCCTCGGTGACGGCATGCTGGGCTATGCAGCCGGCGCTCCCTATGCGGGCATCATTTCTGCGGCAGGCGGCGACAGCCTGCCCATGCAGTGGTGCGAGCAACTGGCCGTAGGTGGACGCCTCGTGGCGCCGATGGCGGGCGCCGATGGACGCCAGCTGTTGCTGGTTGTGGACAAAACCCTGCAGGGCTTGAAACAAAGCGTTCTCGAGGCCGTGCATTTCGTCCCCTTAAAATCTGGGGTTGCTTGA